One Rouxiella sp. S1S-2 genomic window, TATTATTATTGGAACAACTTAACGGTCATTCGGTACAAAGCGGTTCACGTTTGCTCGACAGTGAACTGGTTATTCGCGGCAGTACTGCTGCGCCCAAGCGCTAGTTAACAGTAAAGTTTTCAGGACTCTGTAAAATGACGTACTTCTTTAAACATAACGACACAGCGAAACGATAGTGGCACAAAAAGACTATGTGAGCCGTGGACGCTCAGGAGCACGGCGGAAGAAAAGTACCAGCCGTAAAAAAAGCAGTTCCCCGACAGTATCCAAAACGATGGTGGCAATAGCCGCCGCCGTTCTGGTGGTCTTTATCGGTGGCCTATACTTTTTGACTCATAAGAAAATGGAAGAGGCAGAGATTCTGCCAACGCACGCGACACGTCCGGGTAATGGCCTACCGCCTAAGCCAGAAGAGCGCTGGCGCTATATCAAAGAGCTCGAGAATCGTCAGATGGGCGTACAAACCCCAACGGAGCCGACCTCCGGCGGTGACGTGTCGTCTAAAACTCAGCTAACGCCAGAACAGCGCCAGCTGCTCGAGCAGATGCAGGCAGATATGCGTCAAACGCCGACGCAGCTCAATGAAGTGCCTTATAACGATCCGTCGCAGGCGGCGCGAACTGCACCGACGTCAAGGCAATCGAGCAGCCAGCCGACGTTTATGCAGCAGCCGGTAAGAGCCCCTCAGGCACAACAGCCTGCGCCAGTTCAGCGGCCTAAGCCGGTTCAACAACAGCC contains:
- the ftsN gene encoding cell division protein FtsN, producing the protein MAQKDYVSRGRSGARRKKSTSRKKSSSPTVSKTMVAIAAAVLVVFIGGLYFLTHKKMEEAEILPTHATRPGNGLPPKPEERWRYIKELENRQMGVQTPTEPTSGGDVSSKTQLTPEQRQLLEQMQADMRQTPTQLNEVPYNDPSQAARTAPTSRQSSSQPTFMQQPVRAPQAQQPAPVQRPKPVQQQPVFTQPKPEHEKPQQQPMITQAKPEREKPQPQQQQNIAQNAPEKEKPKEQEKSQRFIVQCGSFRGTEQAESVRARLAFEGFESRVTSSGGWNRVVIGPYNNRAGADGTLSRLKGSGISSCIPVPVGG